Proteins co-encoded in one Gadus morhua chromosome 6, gadMor3.0, whole genome shotgun sequence genomic window:
- the asphd2 gene encoding aspartate beta-hydroxylase domain-containing protein 2: MEWSLGRVRELVADGMQSIRDCESSAVGTAACLLLLFLWYCYRVGREHGSSPLRGRYGAESGHLRAGVLGGAEAAGGAKAPPGSLDEQNGLAYCQSAECFRCTAPGEGLNQRLYHSLQEYAKRYTWSGMGRVHKGVRDQGRYLSSRPTIQRPEVFFLPDLPSAPFFSRDAQKHDVELLERSFPALLAEFGNVYNQPPARSGSPLPPGWKANSTPHGQWWTYYLVNQGTPLALNARRCPRAWRVLGQLRTFIANNVFGNACFSVLSPGALISEHYGPTNVRLRCHLGLRVPSACELVVGGEPQCWSEGSCLLFDDSFLHRAFHEGIAEDGPRVVFMVDLWHPNVAAAERQALDYIFTPGR, encoded by the exons ATGGAGTGGTCACTGGGAAGGGTGCGGGAGCTGGTGGCCGACGGGATGCAGTCCATACGGGACTGCGAGTCGAGCGCTGTGGGCACGGCGGCctgcctgctgctgctcttcctgTGGTACTGCTACCGGGTGGGCCGGGAGCACGGCTCCAGTCCCCTGCGCGGCCGCTACGGCGCCGAGTCCGGCCACCTGCGGGCCGGCGTCCTGGGCGGCGCGGAGGCGGCGGGCGGGGCCAAGGCGCCGCCGGGCTCGCTGGACGAGCAGAACGGTCTGGCCTACTGCCAGTCGGCCGAGTGCTTCCGCTGCACCGCCCCCGGCGAGGGCCTGAACCAGCGGCTGTACCACAGCCTCCAGGAGTACGCCAAGCGCTACACCTGGTCGGGCATGGGCCGTGTGCACAAGGGGGTGCGCGACCAGGGCCGGTACCTCTCCAGCCGGCCCACCATCCAGCGGCCCGAGGTGTTCTTCCTGCCCGACCTGCCGTCCGCCCCCTTCTTCTCCCGCGACGCCCAGAAGCACGACGTGGAGCTGCTGGAGCGCAGCTTCCCCGCCCTGCTGGCCGAGTTCGGGAACGTGTACAACCAGCCCCCCGCCCGCAGCggctcccccctgccccccggcTGGAAGGCCAACAGCACCCCCCACGGCCAGTGGTGGACCTACTACCTGGTGAACCAGGGCACGCCGCTGGCGCTCAACGCCCGGAGGTGCCCCCGTGCCTGGAGGGTGCTGGGGCAGCTGCGCACCTTCATCGCTAACAACGTGTTCGGGAACGCCTGCTTCTCGGTGCTGTCGCCCGGCGCCCTGATCTCGGAGCACTACGGGCCCACCAACGTGCGGCTGCGCTGCCACCTGG GTCTCCGCGTGCCCTCTGCCTGCGAGCTGGTGGTCGGGGGGGAGCCGCAGTGCTGGTCCGAGGGGAGCTGCCTGCTCTTTgacgactccttcctccaccgAGCCTTCCACGAGG GCATTGCAGAGGACGGCCCCCGGGTGGTCTTCATGGTGGACCTCTGGCATCCCAACGTGGCCGCGGCTGAGCGGCAAGCACTGGACTACATTTTCACCCCGGGTCGCTGA
- the hps4 gene encoding BLOC-3 complex member HPS4 isoform X2, with amino-acid sequence MAELMANSGRCTYFFLYDGTKVQGEGDPTREGICYFYPEQTPVDQQELLCGQLAGVGRCVSELSSSPVRVLRLRHSKFAIKMEDDFFWALGCAMDFPTVSMCDRLDQLIKLFCFYNGPVRQSYQTNSRETLALCWSRYLFYLQAGATELHHIFSCLRTIDSTHIDPLLLLKAALILQACQRCPLVLAGCILFRGRVVSTQMPPCLTVRVMAHETQTYNKDERLNGMSSSFPLSSAVTSTTVHLTLSELQDLRSTTVDRESRPHSTPSQGSRPRRTRLSRTLSDTPSTESTPDLEPEPPGRPMRLDAPLSPGLSRGAEQRDATPTNDPLLSPASPRFPEISPLTNQKGPRRGGQEEEDEEDGPLEKSRYYSFHSPDGNTSQTEFQGEAPPPTDASPLGNPPPAGRRAPEREGYPEGRAASGGSGGDILPGAGVKDRTVVPMTLYQHRVKGLLLALLVEPHLQRDTEAMEEVYHSSLASLNGLEAHLRTVAPGAPGLQGPYTFAHYDCVQNTLTTNVSGRAGGDQDHSFVRATSLLHTHFCNSDALQEAIIRSARTAVYATRSVAQETYFLQHGGALRNSGVPNHQDTAFTLPSKARHRLLKHGVSLL; translated from the exons ATGGCTGAACTGATGGCCAACTCAGGAAG GTGCACTTATTTTTTCCTCTACGATGGAACCAAGGTCCAAGGAGAGGGAGACCCTACGAGGGAAGGCATCTGCTACTTCTACCCAGAGCAG ACTCCCGTGGACCAGCAAGAGCTGCTGTGCGGCCAGCTGGCCGGGGTGGGCCGCTGTGTGTCCGAGCTCTCCTCCTCGCCTGTCCGGGTGCTCCGGCTGCGCCACAGCAAGTTTGCCATTAAAATGGAAGATGACTTTTTTTGG GCTCTCGGTTGCGCCATGGACTTCCCAACAGTGAGTATGTGTGACCGTCTGGACCAGCTGAtcaaactgttttgtttttacaacGGCCCCGTCCGCCAAAGCTACCAG ACGAACAGCAGGGAGACGCTGGCTCTGTGCTGGTCCCGGTACCTCTTCTACCTACAAGCCGGAGCCACGGAGCTGCATCACATCTTCAGCTGCTTGCGGACCATCGACTCAACCCAC ATTGACCCTCTTCTGCTACTGAAAGCTGCCCTCATACTGCAAGCTTGCCAACGCTGCCCTCTAGTGTTAGCAGGCTGTATTTTATTCCGTGGAAG GGTGGTGAGCACTCAGATGCCTCCATGTCTTACAGTGAGGGTGATGGCCCACGAGACTCAAACCTACAATAAG GATGAGAGACTAAACGGGATGAGTTCCAGTTTTCCTCTCTCCAGCGCTGTGACTTCCACTACCGTGCATCTAACCCTGTCGGAACTTCAAGACCTGCGCTCCACTACTGTGGACAGAGAATCCAG ACCCCACTCCACTCCCAGCCAGGGCAGCCGGCCACGGAGGACCCGTCTGTCCAGAACGTTATCAGACACGCCGTCGACGGAGTCAACCCCCGACCTGGAGCCGGAGCCCCCCGGCAGGCCCATGAGGCTGgacgcccccctctccccggggCTGAGCCGGGGGGCCGAGCAGAGGGACGCTACGCCGACCAACgaccccctgctgtccccaGCCTCGCCCCGGTTCCCGGAGATCTCTCCTCTCACAAACCAAAAGGGGCCTCGGAGAGGGggccaggaagaggaggatgaggaagacggCCCGCTGGAAAAGTCGCGCTACTACAGCTTTCACAGCCCGGACGGAAACACCAGCCAGACGGAATTCCAGGGAGAGGCCCCGCCGCCCACCGACGCCTCCCCTCTCGGGAACCCCCCGCCGGCAGGCCGCCGGGCCCCGGAGCGGGAGGGGTATCCAGAAGGCCGGGCAGCATCCGGAGGCAGCGGGGGCGACATTCTTCCCGGAGCAGGGGTCAAGGACAGAACGGTGGTCCCCATGACGCTGTACCAGCACAGGGTGAAGGGCCTTTTACTGGCCCTACTGGTGGAGCCCCACCTCCAGAGAGACACGGAGGCCATGGAGGAAGTG TATCACAGCAGCCTGGCGTCCCTAAACGGACTGGAGGCCCACCTGAGGACGGTGGCCCCGGGGGCCCCCGGACTTCAGGGGCCCTACACCTTTGCTCATTATGACTGCGTTCAGAACACCCTGACAA CCAACGTGTCTGGTCGagcagggggagaccaggaccACTCCTTTGTCCGCGCCACATCGCTGCTACACACGCATTTCTGTAACAGTGACGCTCTGCAGGAGGCTATTATCAG gagcgCCCGGACGGCGGTGTACGCCACCCGCAGCGTGGCCCAGGAGACCTACTTCCTGCAGCACGGCGGGGCGCTGCGCAACTCGGGGGTCCCCAACCACCAGGACACGGCCTTCACCCTGCCCAGCAAGGCCCGCCACAGGCTGCTCAAACACGGGGTCAGCCTCCTCTGA
- the si:ch211-170d8.2 gene encoding uncharacterized protein si:ch211-170d8.2 yields MACPRTLLCFFTVVTSASGLMDRLGETREYMSPLPQTGEESYRSNPRLHMVKRLKREVMDAHRQPCAELNAPWRESTAQPAEGATLLRLRVRSFAQGGPRSAVFPGKSLFNFVRRAYRCCQEGFLCRNVKGIQGHLREGAHAEFLLSPDVLSMPIVRAELHLQIFHQQHLSIHPALLFLAKRNLPTRYEVWPRGDMVELKVDLLPLFQGLADTAAAGGGRGGASSLMNMLRWGVRSRGGPPQAPGQQSLQDTDEDDVWGEGLSRRPPPPPLELGLALSCSHEGQAVPCEHAGLRLSHMPFIALSY; encoded by the exons ATGGCGTGCCCCCGGACCCTACTGTGTTTCTTCACGGTGGTGACAAGCGCCAGTGGACTTATGGATCGGTTAGGTGAAACGAGGGAATATATGTCACCGTTACCACAAACCGGAGAGGAATCCTACAGGTCGAACCCGCGTTTACACATGGTGAAGAGATTGAAGAGGGAGGTGATGGATGCGCACCGGCAACCCTGCGCTGAGCTGAACGCTCCCTGGAGGGAGAGCACCGCGCAGCCCGCGGAAGGGGCCACGTTACTACGCCTCCGCGTTAGGTCGTTCGCTCAGGGAGGACCTCGGAGCGCTGTTTTCCCAGGGAAGTCGCTTTTTAATTTCGTCCGACGGGCGTATCGCTGCTGTCAGGAAGGGTTCCTGTGCAGAAACGTAAAAGGCATCCAAGGACACTTGCGCGAAG GTGCACACGCAGAGTTCCTCCTAAGCCCAGATGTGCTATCAATGCCCATAGTGAGAGCTGAACTTCATCTGCAGATTTTCCACCAACAACACCTTTCCATTCACCCTGCGCTGCTGTTCCTGGCGAAGCGCAATCTCCCCACAAG ATACGAGGTGTGGCCACGGGGGGACATGGTGGAGCTCAAGGTGGACCTACTGCCTCTCTTCCAGGGGCTGGCGGACACCGCAGCAGCtggtggaggaagggggggggcctCCAGCCTGATGAACATGCTGCGGTGGGGGGTGCGATCCAGGGGGGGTCCCCCACAAGCACCAGGCCAGCAGTCACTGCAGGACACTGACGAGGATGATGTGTGGGGGGAAGGCTTGAGCCGCAGGCCGCCACCCCCTCCTCTAGAGCTGGGCCTGGCCCTCAGCTGCAGCCATGAGGGACAGGCCGTCCCCTGTGAGCATGCAGGCCTGCGTCTCTCGCACATGCCTTTCATCGCTCTATCGTACTGA
- the cabp1a gene encoding calcium-binding protein 1a isoform X1 → MSSSFPKSESRTSLLKSSTRGPSSHLDRAPESHRSHHHHHNHHRPAALASGHPADESFWSAQCDVRPPYHHSAPGNRDPAPPRDGNRYHSPKHHHRVSSAPSQEEEEEDHPQDSREKERLVRESCKASRSTHRHHRRRPDRDEPPHAPQRSYTHSVRTVPRIPSLSETDDTAPFFKRTDRQEPAESGGGGPDEGRAPSPSSLSPPSSSQSCRRSRRSSTTSSTIGLNLRTVLNSLFGQDRELRPEELDELRDAFKEFDKDKDGFISCKDLGNCMRTMGYMPTEMELIELSQQINMNLGGHVDFEDFVELMGPKLLAETADMIGIKELKEAFREFDTNGDGAISLSELREAMKKLLGQQQVCPKDLEDILRDVDLNGDGLVDFEEFVRMMSR, encoded by the exons ATGAGCTCCTCTTTCCCCAAGTCTGAATCCAGGACATCCTTACTGAAATCATCGACCAGAGGACCCTCGTCACACCTCGATCGCGCGCCCGAGAGCCACAGGagtcaccatcatcaccacaaccaccaccgtcCCGCGGCTCTAGCGAGCGGCCACCCGGCGGATGAATCCTTCTGGTCGGCACAGTGCGACGTGAGACCCCCGTATCACCACTCTGCCCCAGGCAACCGGGACCCCGCGCCCCCCCGGGACGGGAACCGGTACCACTCCCCAAAGCATCACCACCGGGTGTCCAGCGCTCCttcccaggaggaggaggaggaggaccatcCGCAGGATTCCCGCGAAAAGGAGCGACTTGTAAGAGAGAGTTGCAAGGCATCCAGAAGCACCCACCGACACCACCGCAGAAGGCCTGACCGGGATGAGCCGCCTCACGCACCGCAGCGGTCCTACACGCACAGCGTCCGGACCGTCCCCAGGATCCCGTCTCTGTCCGAGACCGACGACACGGCGCCGTTCTTCAAGCGGACGGACCGCCAGGAGCCCGCGGAGTCGGGCGGCGGTGGTCCCGATGAAGGGCGCGCGCcgtccccctcttccctctcacCGCCGTCCTCCAGCCAATCCTGCCGCCGCTCGCGCAGGTCCAGCACCACATCCTCGACCATCGGGTTAAATCTGCGCACGGTCCTGAACTCTCTCTTCGGGCAG GACcgagagctgaggccagaggaACTGGACG AGTTGCGGGATGCTTTCAAAGAGTTCGATAAGGACAAAGATGGCTTCATCAGCTGTAAAGACCTCGGGAACTGCATGAGGACCATGGGATACATGCCCACCGAGATGGAGCTCATCGAACTGAGCCAGCAAATCAACATGAATT TGGGCGGACATGTTGATTTTGAAGATTTTGTGGAGTTAATGGGACCCAAACTTCTGGCTGAGACCGCGGATATGATCGGTATAAAGGAGTTGAAGGAGGCCTTCAGAGAG TTTGACACCAACGGGGACGGGGCAATAAGCCTCTCTGAACTGAGAGAGGCAATGAAGAAGCTGCTAGGTCAACAG CAGGTGTGTCCTAAAGACTTGGAAGACATACTCAGAGATGTGGACCTGAATGGAGATGGGCTGGTTGACTTCGAAG AGTTCGTCCGGATGATGTCTCGATAG
- the LOC115545161 gene encoding phospholipase A2, minor isoenzyme isoform X2, producing MSPSFFLLALCLPGFLAVPSFNALWQFRNMILCVQPDSWPLLDYADYGCWCGKGGSGTPVDELDRCCQVHDQCYGDAMQNDACWPILDNPYTEIYSYDCDSHNKNITCRRKNDLCEMFICECDRLAAMCFARSKYNPENAKLPSYRCQ from the exons ATGAGTCCCTCTTTCTTCCTGCTGGCCTTGTGTCTCCCAGGCT TTCTGGCCGTACCCAGTTTCAATGCCCTGTGGCAGTTCAGGAACATGATTCTCTGCGTCCAGCCCGACAGCTGGCCTCTGCTGGACTACGCTGACTATGGCTGCTGGTGTGGGAAGGGGGGCTCCGGCACACCTGTTGACGAGCTGGACAG ATGCTGTCAGGTTCATGACCAGTGCTACGGCGATGCAATGCAGAACGATGCCTGCTGGCCCATCCTGGACAACCCCTACACAGAGATTTACAGCTACGACTGTGACTCCCACAACAAGAACATCACCTGCCGCC GTAAAAATGATCTGTGTGAGATGTTCATCTGTGAGTGTGACCGATTGGCAGCCATGTGCTTTGCTCGATCAAAGTACAACCCAGAAAACGCTAAACTCCCAAGTTACCGCTGCCAGTGA
- the LOC115545161 gene encoding phospholipase A2, minor isoenzyme isoform X1 has translation MSPSFFLLALCLPGWLCIVLAVPSFNALWQFRNMILCVQPDSWPLLDYADYGCWCGKGGSGTPVDELDRCCQVHDQCYGDAMQNDACWPILDNPYTEIYSYDCDSHNKNITCRRKNDLCEMFICECDRLAAMCFARSKYNPENAKLPSYRCQ, from the exons ATGAGTCCCTCTTTCTTCCTGCTGGCCTTGTGTCTCCCAGGCT GGCTGTGCATAGTTCTGGCCGTACCCAGTTTCAATGCCCTGTGGCAGTTCAGGAACATGATTCTCTGCGTCCAGCCCGACAGCTGGCCTCTGCTGGACTACGCTGACTATGGCTGCTGGTGTGGGAAGGGGGGCTCCGGCACACCTGTTGACGAGCTGGACAG ATGCTGTCAGGTTCATGACCAGTGCTACGGCGATGCAATGCAGAACGATGCCTGCTGGCCCATCCTGGACAACCCCTACACAGAGATTTACAGCTACGACTGTGACTCCCACAACAAGAACATCACCTGCCGCC GTAAAAATGATCTGTGTGAGATGTTCATCTGTGAGTGTGACCGATTGGCAGCCATGTGCTTTGCTCGATCAAAGTACAACCCAGAAAACGCTAAACTCCCAAGTTACCGCTGCCAGTGA
- the cabp1a gene encoding calcium-binding protein 1a isoform X2 — translation MSSSFPKSESRTSLLKSSTRGPSSHLDRAPESHRSHHHHHNHHRPAALASGHPADESFWSAQCDVRPPYHHSAPGNRDPAPPRDGNRYHSPKHHHRVSSAPSQEEEEEDHPQDSREKERLVRESCKASRSTHRHHRRRPDRDEPPHAPQRSYTHSVRTVPRIPSLSETDDTAPFFKRTDRQEPAESGGGGPDEGRAPSPSSLSPPSSSQSCRRSRRSSTTSSTIGLNLRTVLNSLFGQDRELRPEELDELRDAFKEFDKDKDGFISCKDLGNCMRTMGYMPTEMELIELSQQINMNLGGHVDFEDFVELMGPKLLAETADMIGIKELKEAFREFDTNGDGAISLSELREAMKKLLGQQVCPKDLEDILRDVDLNGDGLVDFEEFVRMMSR, via the exons ATGAGCTCCTCTTTCCCCAAGTCTGAATCCAGGACATCCTTACTGAAATCATCGACCAGAGGACCCTCGTCACACCTCGATCGCGCGCCCGAGAGCCACAGGagtcaccatcatcaccacaaccaccaccgtcCCGCGGCTCTAGCGAGCGGCCACCCGGCGGATGAATCCTTCTGGTCGGCACAGTGCGACGTGAGACCCCCGTATCACCACTCTGCCCCAGGCAACCGGGACCCCGCGCCCCCCCGGGACGGGAACCGGTACCACTCCCCAAAGCATCACCACCGGGTGTCCAGCGCTCCttcccaggaggaggaggaggaggaccatcCGCAGGATTCCCGCGAAAAGGAGCGACTTGTAAGAGAGAGTTGCAAGGCATCCAGAAGCACCCACCGACACCACCGCAGAAGGCCTGACCGGGATGAGCCGCCTCACGCACCGCAGCGGTCCTACACGCACAGCGTCCGGACCGTCCCCAGGATCCCGTCTCTGTCCGAGACCGACGACACGGCGCCGTTCTTCAAGCGGACGGACCGCCAGGAGCCCGCGGAGTCGGGCGGCGGTGGTCCCGATGAAGGGCGCGCGCcgtccccctcttccctctcacCGCCGTCCTCCAGCCAATCCTGCCGCCGCTCGCGCAGGTCCAGCACCACATCCTCGACCATCGGGTTAAATCTGCGCACGGTCCTGAACTCTCTCTTCGGGCAG GACcgagagctgaggccagaggaACTGGACG AGTTGCGGGATGCTTTCAAAGAGTTCGATAAGGACAAAGATGGCTTCATCAGCTGTAAAGACCTCGGGAACTGCATGAGGACCATGGGATACATGCCCACCGAGATGGAGCTCATCGAACTGAGCCAGCAAATCAACATGAATT TGGGCGGACATGTTGATTTTGAAGATTTTGTGGAGTTAATGGGACCCAAACTTCTGGCTGAGACCGCGGATATGATCGGTATAAAGGAGTTGAAGGAGGCCTTCAGAGAG TTTGACACCAACGGGGACGGGGCAATAAGCCTCTCTGAACTGAGAGAGGCAATGAAGAAGCTGCTAGGTCAACAG GTGTGTCCTAAAGACTTGGAAGACATACTCAGAGATGTGGACCTGAATGGAGATGGGCTGGTTGACTTCGAAG AGTTCGTCCGGATGATGTCTCGATAG
- the cox6a1 gene encoding cytochrome c oxidase subunit 6A1, mitochondrial, whose amino-acid sequence MKMAALGKLSQALLRSSFGQTRRQLSAAASAGHAENASRTWKILSFVVALPGVAVCMLNMYLKMQEHHHEQPEFIPYSHLRIRTKRFPWGDGNHSLFHNDHLNALPGGYEGHDE is encoded by the exons ATGAAGATGGCTGCTTTGGGAAAGCTCTCTCAAGCTCTGCTAAGGTCCTCTTTTGGCCAAACGAGGCGTCAGCTCTCGGCTGCAGCTTCCGCTGGACATGCCGAAAACGCAT CCCGGACATGGAAGATCCTGAGCTTCGTGGTGGCCCTGCCAGGTGTTGCCGTGTGCATGTTGAACATGTATCTGAAGATGCAGGAGCATCACCACGAGCAGCCCGAGTTCATCCCTTACAGCCACCTGCGCATCCGCACCAAG CGTTTTCCCTGGGGAGATGGCAACcactccctcttccacaacgaCCACTTGAACGCCCTCCCTGGTGGCTATGAGGGACACGACGAGTGA
- the hps4 gene encoding BLOC-3 complex member HPS4 isoform X1 codes for MAELMANSGRCTYFFLYDGTKVQGEGDPTREGICYFYPEQTPVDQQELLCGQLAGVGRCVSELSSSPVRVLRLRHSKFAIKMEDDFFWALGCAMDFPTVSMCDRLDQLIKLFCFYNGPVRQSYQTNSRETLALCWSRYLFYLQAGATELHHIFSCLRTIDSTHIDPLLLLKAALILQACQRCPLVLAGCILFRGRVVSTQMPPCLTVRVMAHETQTYNKDERLNGMSSSFPLSSAVTSTTVHLTLSELQDLRSTTVDRESRPHSTPSQGSRPRRTRLSRTLSDTPSTESTPDLEPEPPGRPMRLDAPLSPGLSRGAEQRDATPTNDPLLSPASPRFPEISPLTNQKGPRRGGQEEEDEEDGPLEKSRYYSFHSPDGNTSQTEFQGEAPPPTDASPLGNPPPAGRRAPEREGYPEGRAASGGSGGDILPGAGVKDRTVVPMTLYQHRVKGLLLALLVEPHLQRDTEAMEEVYHSSLASLNGLEAHLRTVAPGAPGLQGPYTFAHYDCVQNTLTTNVSGRAGGDQDHSFVRATSLLHTHFCNSDALQEAIIRSARHRSARTAVYATRSVAQETYFLQHGGALRNSGVPNHQDTAFTLPSKARHRLLKHGVSLL; via the exons ATGGCTGAACTGATGGCCAACTCAGGAAG GTGCACTTATTTTTTCCTCTACGATGGAACCAAGGTCCAAGGAGAGGGAGACCCTACGAGGGAAGGCATCTGCTACTTCTACCCAGAGCAG ACTCCCGTGGACCAGCAAGAGCTGCTGTGCGGCCAGCTGGCCGGGGTGGGCCGCTGTGTGTCCGAGCTCTCCTCCTCGCCTGTCCGGGTGCTCCGGCTGCGCCACAGCAAGTTTGCCATTAAAATGGAAGATGACTTTTTTTGG GCTCTCGGTTGCGCCATGGACTTCCCAACAGTGAGTATGTGTGACCGTCTGGACCAGCTGAtcaaactgttttgtttttacaacGGCCCCGTCCGCCAAAGCTACCAG ACGAACAGCAGGGAGACGCTGGCTCTGTGCTGGTCCCGGTACCTCTTCTACCTACAAGCCGGAGCCACGGAGCTGCATCACATCTTCAGCTGCTTGCGGACCATCGACTCAACCCAC ATTGACCCTCTTCTGCTACTGAAAGCTGCCCTCATACTGCAAGCTTGCCAACGCTGCCCTCTAGTGTTAGCAGGCTGTATTTTATTCCGTGGAAG GGTGGTGAGCACTCAGATGCCTCCATGTCTTACAGTGAGGGTGATGGCCCACGAGACTCAAACCTACAATAAG GATGAGAGACTAAACGGGATGAGTTCCAGTTTTCCTCTCTCCAGCGCTGTGACTTCCACTACCGTGCATCTAACCCTGTCGGAACTTCAAGACCTGCGCTCCACTACTGTGGACAGAGAATCCAG ACCCCACTCCACTCCCAGCCAGGGCAGCCGGCCACGGAGGACCCGTCTGTCCAGAACGTTATCAGACACGCCGTCGACGGAGTCAACCCCCGACCTGGAGCCGGAGCCCCCCGGCAGGCCCATGAGGCTGgacgcccccctctccccggggCTGAGCCGGGGGGCCGAGCAGAGGGACGCTACGCCGACCAACgaccccctgctgtccccaGCCTCGCCCCGGTTCCCGGAGATCTCTCCTCTCACAAACCAAAAGGGGCCTCGGAGAGGGggccaggaagaggaggatgaggaagacggCCCGCTGGAAAAGTCGCGCTACTACAGCTTTCACAGCCCGGACGGAAACACCAGCCAGACGGAATTCCAGGGAGAGGCCCCGCCGCCCACCGACGCCTCCCCTCTCGGGAACCCCCCGCCGGCAGGCCGCCGGGCCCCGGAGCGGGAGGGGTATCCAGAAGGCCGGGCAGCATCCGGAGGCAGCGGGGGCGACATTCTTCCCGGAGCAGGGGTCAAGGACAGAACGGTGGTCCCCATGACGCTGTACCAGCACAGGGTGAAGGGCCTTTTACTGGCCCTACTGGTGGAGCCCCACCTCCAGAGAGACACGGAGGCCATGGAGGAAGTG TATCACAGCAGCCTGGCGTCCCTAAACGGACTGGAGGCCCACCTGAGGACGGTGGCCCCGGGGGCCCCCGGACTTCAGGGGCCCTACACCTTTGCTCATTATGACTGCGTTCAGAACACCCTGACAA CCAACGTGTCTGGTCGagcagggggagaccaggaccACTCCTTTGTCCGCGCCACATCGCTGCTACACACGCATTTCTGTAACAGTGACGCTCTGCAGGAGGCTATTATCAGGTCAGCAaggcacag gagcgCCCGGACGGCGGTGTACGCCACCCGCAGCGTGGCCCAGGAGACCTACTTCCTGCAGCACGGCGGGGCGCTGCGCAACTCGGGGGTCCCCAACCACCAGGACACGGCCTTCACCCTGCCCAGCAAGGCCCGCCACAGGCTGCTCAAACACGGGGTCAGCCTCCTCTGA
- the mlec gene encoding malectin: protein MATQRATAPWAAWLGTAVLSLLLYRCWADGGGPSLAERVIWAVNAGGEAHTDMHGIHFKKDPLEGKLGKASDYGVRLPILRSSPEDQVLYQTERYNEDTFGYEVPIREEGDYILVMKYAEVYFAQSQQKVFDVRLNGHVVVKDLDIFERVGHSTAHDEIVPFSVRRGKLSVQGEVSTFNGKLNVEFVKGYYDNPKVCALYVMKGTLEDVPKLQPHPGLEKREVLVEEEEEEEDPEVGEDSGKKSTSAAPKNRVQSGPRTPNPYAADNSSLMFPILVAFGVFIPTLFCLCRL, encoded by the exons ATGGCCACGCAGCGAGCCACGGCGCCCTGGGCTGCCTGGCTAGGGACCGCGGTGCTGTCGCTGCTATTGTACCGGTGTTGGGCTGACGGTGGGGGGCCCAGCCTCGCCGAGCGAGTTATATGGGCAGTGAACGCTGGAGGGGAagcgcacacagacatgcacggcATCCATTTCAAAAAGGATCCCCTGGAAGGGAAACTCGGAAAAG CCTCTGATTACGGCGTGCGCCTGCCTATCCTGCGCTCGAGTCCAGAGGACCAGGTTCTATATCAGACGGAGCGCTACAACGAGGACACTTTCGGCTACGAGGTGCCCATCCGAGAAGAAGGGGACTACATATTAGTCATGAAGTATGCAGAGGTCTACTTTGCTCAGTCTCAGCAAAAG GTGTTTGATGTGCGTCTCAACGGCCACGTGGTGGTAAAAGATCTGGATATCTTTGAGCGTGTGGGTCACAGTACAGCCCACGACGAAATAGTCCCCTTCTCCGTCCGCCGGGGCAAGCTGAGCGTTCAGGGAGAGGTTTCCACCTTCAATGGCAAGCTCAACGTGGAGTTTGTTAAG GGTTATTACGACAACCCCAAAGTCTGCGCTCTCTACGTCATGAAGGGAACACTAGAAG ATGTACCGAAGCTCCAGCCCCACCCAGGCTTGGAGAAACgcgaggtgttggtggaggaggaggaagaggaggaagacccTGAGGTAGGGGAGGACAGCGGCAAGAAGAGCACCTCCGCAGCGCCCAAGAACCGCGTCCAATCAGGGCCCCGGACACCCAACCCCTATGCCGCCGACAACAGCAGCCTCATGTTCCCCATCCTTGTGGCGTTTGGCGTGTTCATCCCCACACTGTTCTGCCTCTGTCGGCTCTGA